In Malus sylvestris chromosome 15, drMalSylv7.2, whole genome shotgun sequence, a single genomic region encodes these proteins:
- the LOC126605880 gene encoding RING-H2 finger protein ATL80-like: protein MPRSQRFLGSSTPSANFSNITAAPPPEAVALESDFVVILAALLCAVICVVGLLAVARCAWLRRGSGGRAAIGSASSSANKGLKKKVLQSLPKFTYGTGGAEPPPKLDSECAICLGEFAEGHEIRVLPQCGHVFHVGCIDTWLGSHSSCPSCRQILVVARCHKCGGFPAPISEAELKAHQDHTNHSAPPPAAAAAAAPSTAISISSSNTAATTNFLP from the coding sequence ATGCCTCGCTCTCAAAGATTTCTAGGCAGCAGCACCCCCTCCGCCAACTTCTCAAACATAACGGCAGCTCCGCCTCCTGAGGCCGTGGCTCTCGAGTCGGACTTCGTCGTCATACTGGCAGCGCTGCTCTGCGCCGTCATATGCGTGGTGGGTCTACTCGCCGTCGCACGCTGCGCCTGGCTCCGCCGCGGATCCGGGGGCAGAGCCGCTATCGGATCGGCTTCTTCATCCGCCAACAAGGGCCTCAAGAAGAAGGTCCTCCAGTCCCTTCCGAAGTTCACGTACGGAACCGGCGGCGCCGAGCCCCCGCCGAAGCTGGATTCGGAGTGCGCCATCTGCTTAGGGGAGTTCGCGGAGGGGCACGAGATCAGGGTTCTGCCGCAGTGCGGGCACGTGTTCCATGTCGGGTGCATTGACACGTGGCTTGGATCCCACTCCTCGTGCCCGTCGTGCCGGCAGATCTTGGTGGTGGCTCGGTGTCACAAGTGCGGTGGGTTTCCGGCTCCAATATCAGAGGCGGAGCTCAAGGCTCACCAGGACCACACCAACCATTCAGCTCCTCCTCCGGCAGCGGCGGCTGCAGCTGCACCCAGTACTGCCATTAGTATCAGTTCTTCTAATACGGCTGCAACTACCAATTTTCTGCCTTAA
- the LOC126604740 gene encoding uncharacterized protein LOC126604740 yields the protein MEAQAKEGDSLEKRPGIFFLGSPGVGKRSLISRLLGLDFDDASDSSSSSSQLVVNGWNISTKYYTADVSVWMAHLHDEFSIETLPMYDQLAALILVFDTTELASLSALQKWVSRTDLQKFDILVCVGNKVDLVPGHPVHAEYRRQLQKLGDPFADDGPAFTVYGISEAEGSSLLGNDEPPGEARHTCLEWCTEHNIEFVEACASNADFDKCLSVDGDSQGIERIFGALSAHMWPGMILKSGDKIAEPSLPERGEDLSDEESDFEFEYEVLSAGSADPFDDTEEWVSANVFAGPSDMRGLAAQSNLVQKCKEENGTSCGKQEPHASTSTAALDDGINKGGVSNAEKPDQDTELDQAQEPDEGSNVEFEDLEQLMSEIGNMRDSLRLMPDFQRRDMAAKLAMKMATMFGGGSDDEVESIGE from the exons ATGGAAGCTCAAGCAAAAGAAGGAGACTCTCTGGAGAAGCGGCCCGGcatcttcttccttggttcCCCCGGCGTTGGCAAACGCTCTCTTATTTCTC GATTACTGggtttggattttgacgacgctTCTGATTCTTCATCATCGTCATCTCAGCTGGTGGTTAATGg ATGGAATATCTCTACAAAGTACTATACTGCTGATGTTTCGGTATGGATGGCTCATCTCCATGACGAATTTTCGATTGAGACCCTCCCAATGTATGACCAGTTGGCTGCCTTGATCTTGGTTTTCGACACAACTGAG TTGGCGTCTCTGTCTGCACTTCAGAAATGGGTGTCTCGAACTGATCTTCAAAAGTTCGATATACTAGTATGTGTAGGGAATAAGGTTGATCTTGTTCCGGGTCACCCAGTTCATGCCGAATATAGAAGACAATTGCAGAAGCTTGGAGACCCGTTTGCTGATGACGGTCCAGCTTTCACTGTGTATGGAATCTCCGAGGCTGAAGGAAGCAGTTTATTGGGGAATGACGAGCCACCTGGGGAGGCTAGGCACACATGTTTGGAATGGTGCACTGAGCATAACATTGAGTTCGTCGAAGCTTGTGCTTCAAATGCTGATTTTGACAAAT gttTGTCAGTTGATGGCGATTCACAAGGTATTGAACGGATTTTTGGTGCTCTTTCTGCACACATGTGGCCTGGAATGATTTTGAAATCAGGCGATAAGATTGCTGAACCATCACTACCTGAAAGAGGAGAAG ACTTGTCAGACGAAGAATCTGATTTTGAATTTGAGTATGAAGTCCTCTCTGCGGGTTCAGCTGACCCATTTGATGACACGGAAGAATGGGTTTCTGCAAATGTTTTTGCTGGACCTTCAGATATGCGAGGACTGGCTGCTCAAAGTAATCTTGTCCAAAAATGCAAAGAAGAGAATGGAACCAGCTGTGGTAAGCAGGAGCCCCATGCCTCAACCTCGACAGCTGCGTTGGATGATGGTATCAACAAAGGAGGGGTATCCAATGCAGAAAAACCTGACCAAGACACAGAACTTGACCAAGCCCAAGAACCAGATGAGGGTTCGAATGTTGAATTTGAGGATTTGGAACAGTTGATGTCTGAGATTGGGAACATGCGTGACAGTTTGAGATTGATGCCCGATTTTCAGAGAAGAGATATGGCTGCAAAGCTGGCCATGAAAATGGCTACGATGTTCGGGGGCGGCAGTGATGATGAAGTGGAAAGTATCGGCGAGTAA
- the LOC126604065 gene encoding monosaccharide-sensing protein 2-like gives MWGAVFVAIAAAIGNLLQGWDNATIAGAVLYIKREFKLESQPTIEGLIVAMSLIGATVITTFSGPVSDSLGRRPMLIISSVLYFLSGLVMLWAPNVYVLLLARLLDGFGIGLAVTLVPVYISETAPPEIRGLLNTLPQFTGSGGMFFSYCMVFGMSLMDAPSWRLMLGVLSIPSLLYFGLTVFYLPESPRWLVSKGRMAEAKKVLQRLRGREDVSGEMALLFEGLGVGGEASLEEYIIGPANEGGEGQEMASDKDQIRLYGPEDGRASMLGGRASMIAKSVTGQANLGLVSRQGSLLNPNVPYVDPLVTLFGSVHEKLLPENTGSMRSLLNLPNMGSILNMGSVLNVVPPESQDKTENWDLEGDGNAADFDDNVRRPLLSGQKSASMVNDMMPRKSSSFFGMRRNSSLMPGTSGEAVSSMDIGGGWALAYKYSEKVGKDGKKTEEYQRVYLHQEGALESRRGSMLSVAGGPEMAQEGEYFQASALVSQPSLISKRNQLSQHRGEGKTETQDTVVEGSIWKDLLEPGVKRALFVGVAIQILQQFSGINGVLYYTPQILEQAGVAILLSDLGLSSTSSSILISALTTLLMLPSIGIAMRLMDTSGRRSLLLTTLPVLTGTLLVLIFGQLVHLGSVVNATISTISVVVYFCTFVMGFGPIPNILCSEIFPTRVRGICIAICALTFWIGDIIVTYTLPIMLTSIGLAGVFAIYAVVCTISWVFVFLKVPETKGMPLEVISEFFSVGAKQAEIDEKLT, from the exons ATGTGGGGAGCTGTTTTTGTAGCCATTGCTGCTGCAATAGGAAACTTGTTGCAAGGATGGGACAATGCAACCATTGCAG GGGCTGTGCTTTACATCAAAAGGGAATTTAAGTTGGAAAGCCAACCTACGATCGAAGGGCTAATAGTAGCCATGTCTTTGATCGGTGCCACTGTCATCACAACATTCTCAGGGCCAGTTTCAGACTCGCTCGGAAGACGTCCAATGCTGATAATTTCATCAGTTTTATATTTTCTCAGTGGTTTGGTAATGCTATGGGCTCCAAATGTCTATGTTCTTCTGTTGGCAAGGCTACTAGATGGGTTTGGGATTGGACTAGCCGTAACTCTTGTCCCGGTCTACATTTCCGAAACTGCCCCACCCGAAATCAGAGGGCTATTGAATACTCTCCCACAGTTTACTGGTTCTGGAGGGATGTTTTTTTCATACTGCATGGTGTTTGGTATGTCACTGATGGATGCCCCTAGTTGGAGATTGATGCTTGGGGTTCTTTCTATTCCCTCCTTGCTGTATTTTGGATTGACTGTGTTTTACTTGCCTGAGTCTCCACGGTGGCTCGTTAGTAAAGGAAGAATGGCCGAGGCTAAGAAAGTTCTGCAGAGACTACGTGGACGGGAAGATGTTTCAG GTGAGATGGCTTTGCTATTTGAGGGACTTGGAGTTGGAGGGGAAGCATCGTTGGAAGAGTACATAATTGGCCCGGCCAATGAGGGTGGTGAGGGCCAGGAAATGGCTTCAGATAAAGATCAAATAAGGCTGTATGGACCGGAGGATGGGAGGGCTTCGATGCTTGGAGGGAGGGCTTCAATGATTGCAAAATCTGTCACAGGACAAGCCAATCTCGGCTTGGTGTCACGACAAGGAAGCTTGTTGAATCCGAATGTGCCTTATGTGGATCCACTTGTTACTCTATTTGGCAGTGTCCATGAGAAGCTGCTTCCCGAAAACACAGGAAGTATGCGCAGCCTTCTTAATTTGCCTAACATGGGCAGCATTCTCAACATGGGCAGCGTGCTAAATGTGGTGCCGCCTGAAAGCCAAGACAAGACGGAGAATTGGGATTTGGAGGGGGATGGAAATGCAGCTGATTTCGATGACAATGTTCGAAGGCCATTGCTCTCAGGTCAAAAATCAGCAAGCATGGTAAATGACATGATGCCTAGAAAGTCCAGTAGCTTCTTTGGCATGAGGCGCAATAGCAGCCTCATGCCGGGGACTAGTGGTGAAGCTGTGAGTAGTATGGACATTGGCGGTGGCTGGGCATTGGCATACAAATACTCTGAGAAGGTTGGCAAAGATGGAAAAAAGACAGAAGAGTACCAAAGAGTCTATCTGCACCAGGAGGGTGCACTTGAGTCTCGACGAGGCTCAATGCTTTCAGTTGCTGGCGGTCCTGAAATGGCTCAAGAAGGCGAATATTTTCAAGCTTCTGCTCTGGTTAGCCAACCTTCTCTAATTTCCAAGAGGAACCAACTGAGCCAGCATCGCGGAGAAGGAAAGACTGAGACCCAGGACACTGTTGTTGAAGGATCCATTTGGAAGGATCTCTTAGAACCAGGAGTTAAACGTGCATTGTTCGTCGGGGTGGCAATTCAAATTCTTCAGCAG TTCTCCGGCATAAATGGGGTTCTTTATTACACTCCCCAAATTCTTGAGCAAGCAGGGGTGGCAATTCTCCTATCAGATTTAGGCCTTAGTTCCACCTCTTCATCTATTCTCATAAGTGCTCTCACAACCCTATTGATGCTTCCGTCTATCGGCATTGCCATGAGACTAATGGATACTTCTGGCAGAAG GTCGCTGTTGCTGACTACATTACCGGTACTAACTGGCACCCTCCTAGTACTAATTTTCGGACAACTTGTCCATTTGGGTTCAGTTGTCAATGCAACAATTTCTACCATTAGCGTTGTGGTCTACTTCTGCACCTTTGTCATGGGGTTCGGACCGATCCCTAACATCCTTTGCTCGGAGATCTTCCCGACTCGGGTCCGTGGCATATGCATTGCCATATGTGCCCTGACATTTTGGATTGGAGACATCATTGTGACTTACACACTGCCTATTATGCTCACGTCGATTGGCCTTGCCGGTGTTTTTGCTATATATGCTGTTGTGTGCACCATTTCTTGGGTGTTTGTTTTCTTAAAGGTGCCAGAAACAAAGGGAATGCCCTTGGAAGTTATCTCTGAGTTCTTTTCTGTGGGTGCAAAGCAGgcagaaattgatgaaaagttGACTTGA
- the LOC126604742 gene encoding monosaccharide-sensing protein 2-like produces the protein MRGAVFVAVAAAIGNLLQGWDNSVIAGSVLYIKKEFELESEPTFEGLIPASSLIGATFITTFSGPASDWLGRRTMLIISSVLFFISGLVMLLSPNVYVLLFARLLDGFGTGLAVTLVPAYISEIAPPDIRGRLNTLPQFIGSGGMFLSYCMVFGLSLMDSPNWRLMLGVVSIPSLLYFALTVFYLPESPRWLVSKGRILEAKQVLQRLNGREDVSGELALLVEGLSTGKETSLEEFIISPANVLTENQANQIRLYGPQEGLSYIAKPATGQSLISHHGSALNQIIPLVDPLVTLFSSVHEKISEKGSKGSMLYLNLGSNLNVGEYHNKNAHWDMESQTDGEDHESEPSGAYCDDSLRSPLISRQTTSMGTPRSGGSALGVRCNTILMQGNVEASEAAFSSSMDIGGGWQLAYKYSDRVGEDGKNEGGLQRVYLHQDSVYLHQDSALGCRPASVVSVSGVRQESELIHAAALVSQPAVSAKELTSLHSLRPEVAHPSEAVVKRPTWGDLLEPGVKRALVVGIGLQILQQISGINGVLYYTPQFYQQDGVSVLLSNIGLNPTSASLFLSAITTFLMLPCIATSMWLMDIAGRRPLLLSTLPILILSLALLVLVNIVNLGTVVNATISTASVVVYLCCFVMAFGVIPNILCAEIFPTRVRGLCIAICALALWIGDIIITYSFPVLLSSVGFTGVFGIYVVGCIVSWIFVYLKVPETKGMPLEVISEFFAAGVKPAAADSSADSNDK, from the exons atgaggggAGCTGTTTTCGTAGCGGTTGCTGCAGCTATTGGGAACCTGTTGCAAGGATGGGATAATTCAGTCATTGCAG GATCTGTTCTTTATAttaaaaaggaatttgaattgGAAAGTGAACCAACATTTGAAGGGCTAATCCCAGCCTCATCGCTCATCGGAGCCACATTCATAACAACATTCTCTGGACCGGCATCAGACTGGCTAGGTCGGCGTACAATGCTAATCATTTCATCGGTTCTTTTCTTCATTAGTGGTCTGGTAATGTTGTTGTCCCCCAATGTTTACGTCTTACTTTTCGCGAGGCTACTAGACGGATTTGGAACTGGTCTGGCTGTTACACTTGTGCCTGCCTATATATCTGAGATAGCGCCGCCTGATATAAGAGGACGGTTGAATACCCTTCCACAGTTCATAGGCTCTGGTGGGATGTTCTTGTCCTATTGCATGGTGTTTGGACTGTCACTGATGGATTCGCCGAACTGGAGATTAATGCTAGGAGTTGTTTCCATTCCATCTCTACTTTATTTCGCTTTGACGGTGTTTTACCTGCCCGAATCCCCTAGATGGCTTGTGAGCAAGGGTCGAATCCTCGAGGCCAAACAAGTTCTGCAAAGACTTAATGGCAGGGAAGATGTTTCAG GTGAGTTAGCTTTGCTAGTTGAGGGTCTTAGCACTGGCAAAGAGACATCATTGGAAGAGTTCATCATTAGTCCAGCCAATGTGCTTACTGAAAATCAGGCAAATCAAATACGGCTCTATGGTCCTCAAGAGGGCTTATCATATATCGCCAAGCCTGCAACTGGACAGAGTTTAATATCTCACCATGGGAGCGCGTTGAACCAAATCATCCCTCTCGTAGATCCTCTGGTCACTCTCTTTAGCAGTGTCCACGAGAAGATTTCCGAAAAAGGAAGTAAAGGCAGCATGCTTTATCTGAATCTAGGCAGCAATTTGAATGTCGGGGAGTATCATAATAAAAATGCACACTGGGACATGGAGAGCCAGACGGATGGTGAGGATCACGAATCTGAACCTTCTGGGGCTTATTGCGATGACAGCTTGAGAAGTCCATTGATCTCACGCCAAACAACGAGCATGGGAACGCCTAGGTCTGGCGGTAGTGCTTTAGGTGTGAGATGCAATACAATCTTGATGCAAGGAAATGTAGAAGCTAGTGAGGCAGCTTTCAGTAGTAGTATGGACATAGGTGGAGGCTGGCAGCTAGCTTATAAATATTCTGACCGAGTAGGCGAAGATGGAAAGAATGAAGGAGGATTGCAAAGAGTGTATTTGCACCAGGATAGTGTGTATTTGCACCAGGATAGTGCACTTGGGTGTCGGCCTGCCTCGGTTGTTTCAGTTTCTGGTGTAAGGCAAGAAAGTGAACTCATTCATGCTGCTGCTCTGGTTAGCCAACCTGCTGTTTCTGCCAAGGAACTAACAAGTCTGCATTCTCTTCGACCAGAAGTGGCTCATCCATCAGAAGCTGTTGTTAAAAGGCCGACATGGGGAGATCTTCTTGAACCGGGAGTAAAGCGTGCATTAGTTGTTGGGATTGGACTTCAAATTCTTCAGCAG ATTTCCGGCATAAATGGTGTTCTCTACTACACTCCTCAGTTCTATCAGCAAGACGGGGTCTCCGTTCTTCTATCTAATATAGGGTTGAATCCGACATCTGCATCTCTCTTCTTAAGTGCCATCACAACATTCTTAATGCTTCCTTGCATTGCTACTTCCATGTGGCTAATGGATATAGCCGGCAGAAG GCCATTGCTGCTCTCCACATTACCAATCCTGATATTGTCCCTTGCTCTACTAGTACTTGTCAACATTGTCAACTTGGGAACTGTTGTGAACGCAACAATCTCCACAGCCAGTGTTGTGGTCTATCTCTGCTGCTTCGTCATGGCGTTTGGAGTAATCCCGAACATTCTATGCGCAGAGATCTTCCCTACGCGTGTCCGCGGCCTTTGCATTGCCATTTGTGCCCTAGCACTCTGGATTGGAGACATCATCATCACTTACTCATTTCCTGTCCTGCTCTCTTCTGTTGGATTCACCGGTGTCTTCGGCATCTATGTTGTCGGGTGCATCGTTTCCTGGATATTTGTTTACTTGAAGGTGCCTGAGACGAAGGGCATGCCTTTAGAAGTTATATCCGAGTTCTTTGCTGCAGGTGTAAAACCAGCTGCTGCTGATTCATCTGCGGATTCCAATGATAAGTGA